A DNA window from Undibacterium sp. YM2 contains the following coding sequences:
- a CDS encoding recombination-associated protein RdgC, producing the protein MWFKNLQVFRLTTPWKITAEELHAQLSRISFSQCASNEMQSQGWAPPRNNDQLVHCVNQQFLISLATEKKLLPSSVINQVTKARALEIEEEQGFAPGRKAMKDLKERITEELLPRAFGVKRNTNVWIDPVNRWLVIDASSPSKADEVIKLLLKCCDKLPLEGLRTKTSPQAAMTGWLAGNEAPKGFTIDQDTELKSSTEDKATVRYVRYTLEPDDIQKHITAGKQCTKLALTWDDKVSFVLTDTLTIKRIKPLDVLDESKDKGSNEEERFDADFVLMTAELASLLSDVVFALDGEMEGALAA; encoded by the coding sequence ATGTGGTTCAAGAATCTGCAAGTTTTTCGTCTGACAACTCCCTGGAAGATCACTGCTGAGGAGTTACATGCACAATTGTCACGTATTTCATTTTCGCAATGCGCTTCGAATGAAATGCAAAGCCAGGGCTGGGCACCACCACGCAATAATGATCAACTGGTGCATTGCGTCAATCAGCAATTCCTGATCTCGCTGGCAACAGAAAAAAAACTGCTGCCCTCCAGCGTGATCAACCAGGTCACCAAGGCACGTGCGCTGGAAATAGAAGAAGAACAAGGCTTCGCACCTGGTCGCAAGGCCATGAAAGACTTGAAAGAGCGCATCACTGAAGAATTGTTGCCACGCGCCTTTGGCGTCAAGCGCAATACCAATGTGTGGATAGACCCGGTGAACCGCTGGCTGGTCATCGATGCTTCGAGCCCATCCAAGGCTGATGAAGTCATCAAGCTCTTGCTGAAATGCTGCGACAAGCTGCCACTGGAAGGCCTGCGTACCAAGACTTCCCCACAGGCAGCCATGACAGGTTGGCTGGCCGGCAACGAGGCTCCGAAGGGCTTCACTATCGACCAGGATACCGAACTCAAGTCTTCGACTGAAGACAAGGCCACCGTGCGCTATGTACGCTACACCCTGGAGCCGGATGATATCCAGAAGCATATTACTGCTGGCAAACAATGCACCAAGCTGGCCCTGACCTGGGATGACAAAGTCAGCTTTGTCCTGACCGACACATTGACAATCAAGCGCATCAAACCGCTGGATGTGCTTGATGAAAGCAAGGACAAGGGTAGTAATGAAGAAGAGCGCTTTGATGCAGACTTTGTGCTGATGACTGCGGAGCTGGCCAGTTTGCTCAGTGATGTGGTATTTGCGCTGGATGGTGAGATGGAAGGTGCGCTGGCAGCTTGA